The sequence AAATGTTCATAACTGAGACAACCATAATAACCTTATTTTCACAACATTTTGATTTAACGCATGGTGTTTAATACTACTTTTATGAAGCTTTATGTCTAATTTTCATGCTATTGTGTATAGATGAGTCGAAACTTTAGACTTTATTGagattctttttggtttttatgaaaatttatttacctctagtataaaatataaatgcgtTACAATTTTTGTTCTCTTATTATCAGCGTTTTAACTAGGACCAGAATTTCTCAGTTTGTTTTTCTAGGTCAAGCATCATGTGTCTTTCTAAGCTATTGAACAATCATGGTTATATTGGCCTGGAATGGCTAGTTTGATGTGGGAAGCATCATATTCATGGTTGTTGAAAGAGGACCTGTTACTGATCTCAACTTTGGTGTAATCTCTTTTTGGTTTTGCTTGTTTAAGAAGATACTGAGCCCCTTAGGTATATCAATGCATCAGCTGTGTTCTTCAGTTTCGCCGGGAAACCAAACCAAGATGATCAAACTAAAACGTTCCATTTTGGTTCAAACTTCAAAGCCTATGAAATCATGCTATTCCTTAACGTCTAAACATTTTTTGTGCTTTCTTCTTAGCCCTCAATGGAATTTTCTATAGAatgattttgttttcttttatgtgATCTATAAATCCTAGTTCTAGGCATTTCATAGAAGCATCATTCTAATTCTCCTTTTTTTATCGTGAGGATGCTTTTTTTCGCCAGTCCACAAGATTACTCAAAGCAAATATTTTGTGCAGGGGATTCTAGTTTTTGCCTCTGTTATGGCAACACTTGGTCTCCAAATAATCTTAGAGTCAGTGCGCTCTCTAATATCTGATGTAAGTGTATATTCTTCTCCTTGCTTTTAAACagacatttttcttttttaatgagATGTTTGGTTTTCATGCCTATGTTTTTGTTttgataagattttttttttttatttaccctttTCAAATGATTAAAGTGCACCAGGGGTCCCCAAGATTTTTACGAGGCTTCAGTTTGGTCCCCAACTTCTCAATTGTCATCGAGTTACCTTACTTTTGCACTTCGTCACAATTTTGTTCATTTAAATTTCTTGGTTCAGTTGATGGGAATTCGCAGTAACCACCATATGGGAAGTTAAGCTGAAATTTAAAGGTCATAGGGGCCTAATAGTAACAATTAAAAGGGTTGGGATTAAACTGAACCTGTGAAAAGGCTGAGGACCTCTTTTGCAATTTACCCCTATTCAAGCAGGCGTACATGCTCTCAGACATGAAAAATCTTGTCCAACTTCTACTTGCTGAAGAATTCATTATTATCTTGTGATCCTAAGTTTCGCTCATCTTAGTTCATGCTTGTTAACTAAAATGGATGCATAAATGCAGGAAAATCAGTTCAGCTTGACGAATGAACAGGAGAAGTGGGTGGTAGACATCATGCTATCTGTGACATTGGTGAAGCTCGCGCTTGTCATATACTGTCGCTCATTCACAAATGAAATTGTTAAGGCTTATGCACAGGACCATTTCTTCGATGTGATCACCAATGTCATCGGCCTTGTTGCTGCACTTCTCGCCAATTATGTTATATATTGGATCGACCCAGTTGGAGCTATCATTGTAAGTGGAAGCCATCattatctccttttttttatgtgGCACACATTTCTGACATTTAATTAGGTATCCTCTCTTGATTAACTAATCgtcttttgaatatttttttagtcaAATCTATAATCCATGAAACCAACTTCGAAGAAATATTGTGAATATACCACTTTTATGTGTTCTAGTGGTATCATCTGATTTTACTACGCTTTACCACAAGGCTTCATTGTGATTGGCCATCACATTCCACTAAAATTGAGCACCTACATTCATGTGTATTATGTCAATAATTTTGTAAATGAGGATTTAACTATCCAAAATCAGTAATCATCCTTATTTAGTCtccttttttttcagaaaaaattataacaagcCATGTGATTGTTAGGTGCTCAATTGTAAGTTCTAGTAAGAACCATTGGTATTAAAGTAAGATCAGGCTATACCATGAGGAGGTATCTGAAGTTCTCGATTTAAGATGCAAGCTACTTTATGAAGAGAGACTTGTACCATAATATGCAAATGGATGGtgatctgaatttttttttgttaaatctcTGCAGCTGGCGTTGTACACGATCCGCACATGGTCGGCGACTGTGCTCGAAAATGTGAACTCCTTGGTGGGCCGGTCTGCTGCGCCGGAGTTCCTGCAGAAGCTAACTTACCTCTGCTGGAACCACCATAAGGCCATCAGGCACATCGACACGGTGCGCGCCTACACCTTCGGTTCGCACTTCTTTGTGGAAGTGGACATTGTCTTGCCCTCCGAAATGCCCCTTCGCGAGGCCCATGACATCGGGGAGTCACTGCAGGAGAAGCTGGAGCTGCTGCCCGAAATCGAGCGCGCGTTCGTCCACCTCGACTACGAGTTCACTCACAGGCCCGAGCACGCCCAGGCCCACGATTCGTAGGCCCGATCGGCTCACGAAAGCGATTTAGTTCGCCGGTAGTTTTAATTTTGGTCTTATAGTGATCTTGTTGCGATTTACGATGAAATTGTATATTTAAGCATGTTCTGTATGTCTATGATCAGAATTTTCACTTTCAGCTAGTGTTTCTTTACTGGTGCTGGTCTACCTTGGCCTCATCAGTGACAACAATTAGTTACGTTGGTTGTACCTGGTCTACCGTGTTAGCAGCGAACAACACTGAAGTAAATTATCGCCTGAACCTGGTTCACCAACTCTGTGAATTGCTATGGTTAAAACTTAAAAGGCGGCGCATGCGCCCAAATGCGGGGCACTGTGATTTTGGAATCCCCTCAGCAAAACAGCTCTAACAATAGAGACTGATGAGACTGGCGGTGCATGGCTGATGCTGTGCACTgggtgtaggcaataatttctctccGTTCATTGGGGTGGTAATCTAGCAAAGAGTTATAGCGAGAAGAAgcaacaaccaaaaaaaaaaaaaagaaaaaaaggagaaatttacGCACAGAAAAAAGAATCAAGCttctgtatttttaaaaatattaagttatTGATGTTTATAgattttcggctcttggatTAAGGGGTGtgcagttaggataatagtggccCCCTAAAAATGGAGAAggtagttgattgaatagtatgatctaaagaaaaaaataataataataaaaaatttacaaatatatctaagtatttgatacttttaaaagcgtCGTAATCGAATTCCACAAGAAAAATAGCTGGTCTTCAATTACTTAAAGACGGATAGCTGTTATTCTCACCGTTCAGATGTAACATGTGAGTTgcccctttttttaatttttatttattttttggtggTGTAGAGATTGTATTGCTTCTAACCGGTCAATTTGTGATGTGAACTTCTATAAAGTTGGTTGAAAAAGCGTGCAAGTTTGTCCTACTATTTATAACATTGAGTGAATAATAAAgttcataaaaatttattttaacataaatatttttttgaaattgataTTTACGCGCATATCTTTTAAAGGCCTTGCTCGTGCGTGTATAATCAATTAGGAGTATGCATGCAAAATTTAGAGAAACACCTGCaaatgtttctttttcttccgtAGATATCGGCAACAGCAACCCTGGAGCAACCACACATGCAAGTGATCCCTCTCATTAATTTGAAAATGGCACAATATATGGTATTAACAAGAATAAAacataattatttctttttttttttttttttctctaaagttCTAGTGCAAATATTTAGACATTCTTTAAAGCGATGTGACTAAAAAACGGACGCCCAATACAAaggacaaaaatttggtgggcatCGTCCCCAAACAATTTTGTTTGGGGACGATGCCGTGCGGCGCCCACCGCGACCCTTGAAAACggccaaaaacaaaaaaaataaaataaaaattgtgggCTCcgttttttagaaagagagagaaaaaggggaaAGAGGCGGTGGCGATGGGCGCCCGTATACACACGGCACACGGTGCCCATCGGCTCTGTCCCTAAACAAATTGTTTGGACGGatgcccaccaaatttttgtcccaATACAAACATCATGGATACAGTACACTGCAGGAAAAATATGATTAGATGCTCATACACCCACACATCAAGCGACACCTCCCAAGTGCCTCCTCTATTGTGAATTAGGGTCGCAGGtcaaatttactaaatttagaCAAATTTATTTAGAGCTTGTTTGGTTGCTCATAAATTACCGAGGTAATTAAAATAAATCACTTCAAAAAAATCGGTTActtctaaaaaagaaaattttaaagtgaaaaaataactGTAATCCGTAGCAATTGTTGTTTGGTTATTTCTGAAaaagtcattttaaaaattgtaatttaaattgaaaatgcACAATTGAATtcctaaattaaatttaaagttcaaattagAACTCTTGACTGAAATCAATTTTATGAATCAAATttccatttaaatttaaaactaaaatttcagttgagattgaaatttaataaaatttatatttcaacaagtttaattaattaaatttcaatt is a genomic window of Ananas comosus cultivar F153 linkage group 13, ASM154086v1, whole genome shotgun sequence containing:
- the LOC109719427 gene encoding metal tolerance protein 5 isoform X3; protein product: MLEGFNEMDALTDRGFLPGMSKEEREKVAKSETLAIRLSNVANMVLFAAKVYASIRSGSLAIIASTLDSLLDLLSGFILWFTAFSMQTPNPYHYPIGKKRMQPLGILVFASVMATLGLQIILESVRSLISDENQFSLTNEQEKWVVDIMLSVTLVKLALVIYCRSFTNEIVKAYAQDHFFDVITNVIGLVAALLANYVIYWIDPVGAIILALYTIRTWSATVLENVNSLVGRSAAPEFLQKLTYLCWNHHKAIRHIDTVRAYTFGSHFFVEVDIVLPSEMPLREAHDIGESLQEKLELLPEIERAFVHLDYEFTHRPEHAQAHDS
- the LOC109719427 gene encoding metal tolerance protein 5 isoform X1, producing MAEPARPGVEAGDEELLLLPDSGDRERSWRLNFDGFRRSEHQEKPPRGLHDCLGVLGPGDVVAEYYQQQVEMLEGFNEMDALTDRGFLPGMSKEEREKVAKSETLAIRLSNVANMVLFAAKVYASIRSGSLAIIASTLDSLLDLLSGFILWFTAFSMQTPNPYHYPIGKKRMQPLGILVFASVMATLGLQIILESVRSLISDENQFSLTNEQEKWVVDIMLSVTLVKLALVIYCRSFTNEIVKAYAQDHFFDVITNVIGLVAALLANYVIYWIDPVGAIILALYTIRTWSATVLENVNSLVGRSAAPEFLQKLTYLCWNHHKAIRHIDTVRAYTFGSHFFVEVDIVLPSEMPLREAHDIGESLQEKLELLPEIERAFVHLDYEFTHRPEHAQAHDS
- the LOC109719427 gene encoding metal tolerance protein 5 isoform X2, which encodes MNRVLADKFGVFFSSQERLSSICTQKTKPNQSVFLSHGPGDVVAEYYQQQVEMLEGFNEMDALTDRGFLPGMSKEEREKVAKSETLAIRLSNVANMVLFAAKVYASIRSGSLAIIASTLDSLLDLLSGFILWFTAFSMQTPNPYHYPIGKKRMQPLGILVFASVMATLGLQIILESVRSLISDENQFSLTNEQEKWVVDIMLSVTLVKLALVIYCRSFTNEIVKAYAQDHFFDVITNVIGLVAALLANYVIYWIDPVGAIILALYTIRTWSATVLENVNSLVGRSAAPEFLQKLTYLCWNHHKAIRHIDTVRAYTFGSHFFVEVDIVLPSEMPLREAHDIGESLQEKLELLPEIERAFVHLDYEFTHRPEHAQAHDS